In the Verrucomicrobiota bacterium genome, CGCCAAGTTGCGCTTCGTGCCGGTGCATGGGGATGAGGCAGTGCTGGACTTGGAGGACCTGGAACGGCAGCTCTCCGAGGGCGTGCGTCTTGTGGCTCTGACTCACATTTCCAACACGATGGCGGTGGTGAATCCCGTGCGCCGGATCTGTGAGGCCGCCCGGCGAGCAGGCGCGGTCAGTGTCATCGACGCGGCGCAGAGTGCCGGACACCTCCCCTTGGATGTCCAGGAAATGGGATGCGATTTTCTGGCCTTTTCGAGTCACAAGATCTGCGGGCCGACGGGCATCGGTGTGCTCTACGGGCGCAAGGAGATCCTGGCCGGGATGACGCCTTATCAAGGTGGTGGAGAGATGATCTCGCGGGTGGAGTATCATTCGACCACCTACAACGTGCCCCCGCATCGGTTCGAAGCCGGAACGCCGGACATCGCCGGCGCGGCGGGACTCCTGGCGGCGTTCGATTATCTGGATCGCGTCGGTCGCAAGGCTATCTTTCATCACGACCAAGCGCTGGCAACCACGCTGGCCTCCGAGTTGCGTTCAATGCCCGGAGTGCGTGTCTTCGGCCCTTCCGGGTCCAGGGCGGGCTTGGTCTGCTTCACGCTGCCGGGGATCCACGCACTGGACTTCGCCACGATGGCGGACCAGCGCGGGGTCGCGTTGCGAGCAGGGCATCATTGCAATCAGCCGCTGATGGAGAAGCTGGGTGTGGCCGCCACCTTGCGGGCCAGTTTTTACTTTTACAACACGGAGTCAGAATTGACTCGATTCCTGGAAATCCTCCATGAATTGAAACGAAAACTGGCATGAACCCGACCCGCTCCATTCAAACCGAGCTGTCCGGTCCAGAGGCCGCCGGAATCACAATGGGAAGGCTCCAGGAAATCTATCCCGGCGCCCGGCGGGCTTTGTTCAAACGATATCATATCGGCGGATGCAGCAGTTGCGGATTCCTCCCGGACGAAACCTTGGCCGCTGTTTTGGCCCGGCACCAGAATCCTCCCCTAGCCGAGGTTCTCGCGCACTTGGTGGCGAGCCAGGAACAAGACGTCGCCATGGAGATGGATCCGCCAGAGGCCGCCAGCCGCATGAAACAGGGCGAAAAGGTACGATTGCTGGACATTCGCACTCGGGAGGAATGGGAAGCAACCCGGATCCCGGGCGCGGAATTTGTCAACCAAGCCTTGGTGCAGTCGTTGATGGGAGCGGAAGGTCGCCAAGGACTGCTCGTGTTCTACGATCACCTGGGCAAATCGAGCCTGGATGCCGCGGCGTACTTTTGGGGGCACGGTCATGAAAACGCGCGTTCCCTGCGAGGCGGCATTGACGCCTGGGCTTTGCAGGTGGATCCCTCCATTCCGCGCTACCGTCTCGAGGCTTCATCATGAGTTCAGAGCTTGAATCGAAAATCGCCTCGACCCTGGGGCGCCTGGAAAACATGGGCGAAATGAGCGATGCCGACGCCGTCGGCACCGTGGGTAACGCCGACTGTGGCGACATGCTGCGGGTTTGGATCAAATTCAAAGAAGAGAACGGGCGCAAAGTCATCGACCGGGCCAGTTTTCAATCGTTCGGCTGCGAAACCGCCATCGCCGCCGCCCATCTGGCCATGGCACTGATCAAGGGAAAGTCTCCCGCCGAAGCCCTGGCCCTGCAGGGAGAAGAGTTCGCAGCGGAGTTGGGACCGCTTCCGCCGACCCGCATTCATTGCACCCAACTCGTCGAAGGCGCCCTCCGTTCCGCCCTTTCCGAAGGGCAAGTGGCACCTGCAGGGGCGACCGCGCCGGCAAGAGCGGAACCCGATCCACCCATGCCTGGACTTTCCGATGCGCTGGCCCGCAACGAAACGGGGACCGGAGGCGTCAAAGTGGTTTTCCTGAAGCCCGGTGAAACAGCGTCTTAGGTTCCTCGTCCGGCCTTGACGGTCACCGACCCTCCGCGCGCGCACTCACTTGCCGTCTCTCTTCGTCGGAAACACCACATCCATCATCCTTAAAGCGGCAGTGGATCCTCGTGAAGATTTGCGAAGGCCTGGATGAGAAAGACAGGACCAAGCACGAAGCCTATCCCCTATGGATCTGGTGAGTGATTCAGAATGGTTTCCTCGCCAGGACCTCGCGAAGATTCTGGAAGGACAATTGCGATTTTAAGGTTCAACCCGTCGCAACCGACATAACGCAACTCAAACTCGTCCCGCCAAGAGTCCCAACAGGATTCCGTCGCGGAGACGCAGAGGTCGGAAATCCGACTGAGGCTCTGATATTCGCGCGAGCGGCTTGGAGTGCGGCAGCCCTCTGCCGCTTTCTAGCATGGGGTCAATATCATCGCGTCCGAAAGCGCCAGAGGGCTGCCGCACTCCAAAACCTGGCGGAACCATCACCACCCTCTCCTTCCCCAATCGGTCTGTGTAAATCCACCTTCATCTGTGGATCCACCGCCCCTCTTCTCCGCTCCTCCACGCAAAAAACCACACTCGCTTTCCCACACCTCGAGTTTCTCCGCCGGGAGATTTGCGGGCGCTCTCGCGCCGGGCCGACGCACCGGTACACCCGGTCGGAACCTGTCCCAGACTCTGTCGGATTTTCGAGTGCCCCTTTCGTTTCGTCAGGCATTCCCATTTGTCGGAGCGCGCACAGGTCGGAAGACTCCAGATTTTTCAACGACGGCGGCGGGTCGCAGGACGATTCAACCTCGCTCCGGGGCAAAAGGAGAACGACGGTGGGCTGTCCGTAACGGCTTTGCTTCATGAAACCTCCGAGGTAAGCTGCCGCCCATGATTGTCAAAACCTTTCATCACGTGCGCTTCCGACTCAACGACCTTGAGAAAACCGTCCAGTTCTACCAATCGGTGTTGGGACTGGAAGAGGTGCGCCGCAACCGGTCGCCGCGCGGTTCCGAGCTGGTTTTTCTCAAATTGCCCGGCAGCGAAACCTTGCTCGAGCTCTGCTGCTTTCCTTCCAGCGGTCCGGTTCAAGTCCAGCCCGACCTGACTCATCTGGCTTTCGAGGTGGAGAGTCTGGAGGATTTCGGACGCCATCTCGTCGGATTGGGGCTCAAGTTTTCGGACGGACCTCATTTCAAAGACAACGGCGGCGGATTCGCCTTCATTGACGCGCCGGAGGGTTATGAAGTCGAACTCATCCAACGACCAAAAACCACCCCCACTCCGTCCGTGTAGAACTTGGCTCCATTCCATGCCCGCCAATCTTAAGAGCCTTGGGCCGCTGCCATGAACATGGTCTGGAAAGCCCGGGATCGACGCTGGGAATTCCCCGGACGCACGCTGGTCATGGGAATCGTAAATGTCACGCCCGATTCCTTCTCAGACGGGGGCCGTTACTTGTCCCCCGCGAAGGCGATTGAACACGGCAAGGCTCTGGCAGCAGCGGGCGCTGATGTCCTCGATATCGGAGGGGAATCCACCCGTCCGGGCGCGGAGCCCGTCTCCGAGGAGGAGGAGAAGGGGCGCATTCTGCCCGTGATTGAGAGATTGGCGAAGGAAGTGCCGGCGGCGATTTCGGTGGACACCATGAAGGCCGGGGTGGCCAGAGCGGCGATCCACGCTGGAGCGGTGGTGGTCAACGACGTGGCGGCGGCACAGCAAGGTCCCTCCATGTGGGACGTGCTGAAGGAGACGGAGGCGGGCTATGTGTGCATGCACATGAGGGGGGATCCGCGCACCATGCAGCAGCATCCGGTTTACTCGGATATCGTCCGTGACATAAGCGCTTTTTTTGGTGAACGGTTGGCCAGTCTCGTGCGGCATGGCATCTCGGCGGAAGCCGTTGTTTTTGATCCAGGCATTGGCTTCGGCAAGACCGATGATCATAATTTGCAGTTGCTCGCAAACATGCCTGCTTTTACAAACTGGCAGCGGCCCTTGCTGCTGGGGGTATCGCGGAAGTCGTTCATGGGCAGGCTGCTTGGCCTGAAGGAAGCGGATCGGATGCCTACTTCCCTCGCCTGCGCGGTCTGGGGCGCTTTGAACGGTGCGAATATTCTCCGGGTGCACGACGCGGCGGAAACCGCGCAAGCGTTGCATTTGCTGCGGCTTATCCAAGCTCGGACCGCGAATTGAATGCTCGAAACACTGCAAAGTCTATTTCAGGCCACCTGGCGTCCCGTGGTCGAAATTCTCTTTCTCGCCGTGGGGATCTACTATGCGTTCACCTTCGTGAGAGGAACACGTGGAGCACCCATCGTGAGCGGATTTGTGCTCGTCCTGGTGGGACTCGCGGCGACCTCGAAACTGCTCGATCTCAAAGTTCTGCAATGGCTCCTGGGCAGCTTTTCGACGGTCCTGATCCTGGCGGTACTCGTGATCTTCCAGCCCGAACTCAGACGCATGCTGGCCGAATTGGGCAGCCAAAACTTCCTGCAAGCCGTGCGCGAGCAGCGGGAAAACATCGAAGTCGTCATTCGCACCGTCGAACGTCTCGCGGAGGTTCACATCGGAGCGCTGATCGCCATCGAACGTTCCATCCAACTCCACGAGGCCGTGGAGTCGGGCATTCGCATCGATTGCGAGGCAACCCCTGAAATGTTCGAGACCATTTTCTTCCCCAACAACGCCATCCACGACGGCGGGGCCATCCTCAAAGGCGACCGCATCGCGTTTGCCGCCTGCATTTTTCCCCTCACTCAAAGGCAGGATCTGAACAAGTCCCTCGGCACACGCCATCGCGCCGCCATCGGGCTGTCGGAGGAAACCGACGCGGTCGTGGTGGTGGTCTCCGAGGAGGTCGGCGCCATCTCCTACGCCTACAAAGGCCAACTCACACGCGGAGTCAGCAGCGAGGAACTTCGATCCTTCCTCACCTCCGTTCTGGTTCGCAAGAGCGGTTCGCGCAGCCTGGTTGAATCCCTCAAAGCCAGATTCGCAGGAAGTGCCCGCAACCCGGAACCGCCGGCGAAAACGAGCGAACCCTGACCTTGCTGCATCATGCCCTGGCAAGACCTCATCACGCGCAATTTTGGGTGGAAGGCCTTCAGCGTCCTGCTGGCGAGCATGATTTGGTACAACATCCATACGGACATCGATGGCGAAGTCATCCCCCGTCGAGGACCCTTGGGCCATTCCGCAGCGGAACGCTTCTCGAAGGTTCCGATCGAGATCCTGCATCCCCAAGGTGCCGCTTTACCCGTAAAGCTCTCCCCGGCTCAGGTCGATGTAGTGGTGGAAGGCCCTGTTGAAGTGCTTGAGCAACTGCAAACGCGCGAAATCCGTGTCTTTGTCCAACCCGGCAAGGACCACGCCGCGTCTTCCAGCAAAGTTCCCGTCCAAGTCTTCGTCCCGCCGGGCGTCACGGTCATTCAAATTACCCCTCAGGTCGTCACCCTTGAACGAGGGGCCAACGGTTCGCGTTAATCTCCGATCATGAGTCAGACCAAGAAAATCTTCGGCACGGACGGCGTCCGCGGCACAGCCAACATCGAGCCGGTCACCGCAGAAACAGCCCTCAAACTTGGAAGGGCGGCCGCTCACGTGTTCAAAAACCTCCACACCGAATCGCGCGGCCGCGGCAAACACAGGATCGTCATCGGCAAAGACACCCGCCTGTCGGGCTACATGCTCGAGAATGCGGTGTCCTCGGGCATTCTCTCCATGGGGGTGGACGTGCTTTTCATCGGCCCCCTCCCCACGCCGGGAGTCGCCTATGTGACGCGCAGCCTGCGCGCCGACGCCGGCATCGTCATCTCGGCTTCGCACAATCCCTACGACGACAACGGCATCAAGTTTTTCCAAGGCGACGGTTTCAAGCTCGACGACAAAGTCGAAGCGGAAGTGGAGGAACTGGTCTTCAGCGGCGAAATCGAAAACATCCGGCCCACCGCCGGTCAAATCGGCAAGGCGGTGCGCATCGACGATGCCCTGGGCCGTTATATCGAATACGCCAAAGCCTCCCTGCCCCGCGGCCTGAACCTCGAGGGCATGCGCATCGTCGTGGATTGCGCCCATGGCGCGGCTTATAAGGCCACCCCCTGCGTGCTGCGGGAACTCGGGGCCGAGGTGTTCGCCTACGGCATTCAGCCGGATGGCTTGAACATCAATCGCGATTGCGGATCGATGCACCCGGAAGCCATGTGCCAGAAGGTCTGGGAACACCGCGCCCATATCGGCATCGCGCACGACGGTGACGCCGATCGCGTGCTGCTCTGCGACGAAACCGGCCACCTCGTCGACGGCGACGACATCATGGCCATCGCCGCCCTCGACCTGCTCGCCAGCGGCGCCTTGCGCGAAAAGACACTGGTGGCCACCGTCATGAGCAATTCAGGCCTGGACCAAGCCCTCAAACAGGCAGGGGGCAAAGTCGTGCGCACCGCCGTGGGCGACAAAAACGTCATCGATGAAATGCTCCGTCACGGCTACAATTTCGGCGGAGAGCAAAGCGGCCATATCATTTTCAGCGATCACGCCTCCACCGGAGATGGCCTCGTCGCCGCCCTCCAGATTCTGCGCATCATGAAGTCCGCCGACAAACCGCTCTCGGTGCTCGGCAAGTGCTGGCGTCGCTTCCCTCAAGTCGTCACCAACGTCAAGGTGCGCGAGAAAACCCCCTTCGCGGAGTTGGACGGCGTTCTCGACCTCGTGACTCAAGCCGAAAAAACTTTGAAACCTCTGGGCGGGCGAGTGCTGCTTCGTTACTCCGGAACCGAACCGAAGGCGCGGTTGCTCGCCGAAGGTCCGGATAAGCCGGAACTCGAAAGGATCAGCCGCGGTATCATCGAGAAGATCCGCGCCCAGGTTGGAGGATGAGTTTCTCCGCAGGCAATCGCCCCACCCTCGCGGCAGGCAAACGCAGATCCTGAGCTTCCAGACGCAAACGTTCGCCAGACGCATGGCCATCGGCAAAGACCAATTGCGCCTTCTCCTCGTGCCGGAAGTGTACGGTCGGCTCGTCCTGATGGACGTAGTAGAACTCCTCCAGCAATGGACGCTCAGGAGTGGCAGGAAGCTGGAACGTATTGATCTGGGCGCTATCCGCAAATACCCCGAGCCGGGAGGGGTCCGCCACCAGACTCAAATCGATGGCAGGAGAAGCGGGCGGCGCCGAAAGATTCAAGTTGTATCCAAACCCCCAGGCCGGTCCTGAAGCCTTCAATTTGAAAGCGCTCGAGGCATAGCGCAACGAAGGACAAAGGCCTACCGTTGAGGGGGTCAAATAGGCTTGCAACGCACCCGCCGCCGGATCGAAAGCCCTTTCACCTTCCCGTCCATCTTGCAGCCAGCCGAACCAGTAAATCACCCCGTCGCGATGCTTGCCCGTCCGGTAGCGAAAGGCTCTTTGCTGGTAGTCGTCCCAATACAAAGCGCAGGCCAAGCCCAGCTGACGGAGCGAGGATAGGCATTGCGCCTGACGAGTCTGGGCACGGGCACGGCTCAGCGCTGGAAGCAACAAGGAACCCAGCGCCGAAATGACCGCGACGGTCACCATCAACTCCATGATGCTGTATCCTCGCCCTGCGGCCCGCACCCATCCCCAGACCCGTTCAATCCGAATCCTCATGCAAACCTTCTCATGAGCGAGCCTGATTCGCCAGTCGCCGCCACCGCATCAACGCACCGGCTACCAGGCCGATCGCAAGCAGGCTCGACACTCCCGGTTCGGGAATGACCGTGATGGCGTCAAGCTCCAGCTGGCCGGACAATGTTTCGATACGAACGTGGGTGGCGTAATCGACCAGGGCGGGCCGGCCCTGCGCGTCCACAGCCCACGCAAGATCGAATCCCGTGCCCCCGCCTGATCCAGCGTACCGATCGCGAATGCCAGCGAGGCTCAATCCCGCGAAATCCGCCGCGCTCAATCGGGGGTCAACCGCTTGATGAAATTCGCCTGATCCGTCCGTGGGAAACAACGAATCCAATGCAGGCGCTTTGGCGGGATCAAGGGTGAAGAAGTTCAGGCCGTCGGGGCTGACTGAAACTCTTCCCACACCCTGTCCTGCGGAAAAAAGAGAACCATCGGTAATGCCTCCGCCCGTAAAGTTCCCGTTCGTAATGGTGAACCCCGTGTTGCCGAAAACCAGGAAATCGACGCCGTGGGGATGAGCGGGGTTATTGAAGGCAGGCCTTCCCAATTCAACCGTGATCGAGCCAGTGGCACCGACGGATAAGAGCTGTGAAACCAGGAAAGGCGGTGCGAATGGGTCGACTGGGCCGCCGAAGGCGCCGGAAGTGACCCGCGAAGGCAGACCGAGAATGGAAGACGAGTTTGTGTAGCCCAGTCCAGATCCGAACTCGACGGCGAATCCGCTTCCGGGAACGTAGGCTGTCACATGAGTTGCCCAGGGCTCACTCGACCCGACGGAATTGGCGGGAGGCGAAACCACAGGCTGCGCACGAAGCACGGCGCAGCACCCGAGCACCCCCCAGGCAAAAAAACGAAACTTCCGGAGGAGTCGAAGGCGAACAGAACGGTTTGTCGTGGAACTAGTCTCTTTCATGGTCGGACACAAACAAGGTTGCGGT is a window encoding:
- the sufS gene encoding SufS family cysteine desulfurase, with protein sequence MDWAAFRRDFPILEEVVHGHPLIYFDNAASSQKPRQVIEAISHFYAHSNANVHRGIHELSDRATGIYESARQRAARFLHARDPSEIIFTRGTTEGINLVAAAWACENIKAGEVILLSEMEHHSNLVPWQMAARKTGAKLRFVPVHGDEAVLDLEDLERQLSEGVRLVALTHISNTMAVVNPVRRICEAARRAGAVSVIDAAQSAGHLPLDVQEMGCDFLAFSSHKICGPTGIGVLYGRKEILAGMTPYQGGGEMISRVEYHSTTYNVPPHRFEAGTPDIAGAAGLLAAFDYLDRVGRKAIFHHDQALATTLASELRSMPGVRVFGPSGSRAGLVCFTLPGIHALDFATMADQRGVALRAGHHCNQPLMEKLGVAATLRASFYFYNTESELTRFLEILHELKRKLA
- a CDS encoding VOC family protein — encoded protein: MIVKTFHHVRFRLNDLEKTVQFYQSVLGLEEVRRNRSPRGSELVFLKLPGSETLLELCCFPSSGPVQVQPDLTHLAFEVESLEDFGRHLVGLGLKFSDGPHFKDNGGGFAFIDAPEGYEVELIQRPKTTPTPSV
- a CDS encoding rhodanese-like domain-containing protein, whose translation is MGRLQEIYPGARRALFKRYHIGGCSSCGFLPDETLAAVLARHQNPPLAEVLAHLVASQEQDVAMEMDPPEAASRMKQGEKVRLLDIRTREEWEATRIPGAEFVNQALVQSLMGAEGRQGLLVFYDHLGKSSLDAAAYFWGHGHENARSLRGGIDAWALQVDPSIPRYRLEASS
- a CDS encoding iron-sulfur cluster assembly scaffold protein, with protein sequence MSSELESKIASTLGRLENMGEMSDADAVGTVGNADCGDMLRVWIKFKEENGRKVIDRASFQSFGCETAIAAAHLAMALIKGKSPAEALALQGEEFAAELGPLPPTRIHCTQLVEGALRSALSEGQVAPAGATAPARAEPDPPMPGLSDALARNETGTGGVKVVFLKPGETAS
- a CDS encoding TIGR00159 family protein, producing the protein MLETLQSLFQATWRPVVEILFLAVGIYYAFTFVRGTRGAPIVSGFVLVLVGLAATSKLLDLKVLQWLLGSFSTVLILAVLVIFQPELRRMLAELGSQNFLQAVREQRENIEVVIRTVERLAEVHIGALIAIERSIQLHEAVESGIRIDCEATPEMFETIFFPNNAIHDGGAILKGDRIAFAACIFPLTQRQDLNKSLGTRHRAAIGLSEETDAVVVVVSEEVGAISYAYKGQLTRGVSSEELRSFLTSVLVRKSGSRSLVESLKARFAGSARNPEPPAKTSEP
- a CDS encoding phosphoglucosamine mutase, with product MSQTKKIFGTDGVRGTANIEPVTAETALKLGRAAAHVFKNLHTESRGRGKHRIVIGKDTRLSGYMLENAVSSGILSMGVDVLFIGPLPTPGVAYVTRSLRADAGIVISASHNPYDDNGIKFFQGDGFKLDDKVEAEVEELVFSGEIENIRPTAGQIGKAVRIDDALGRYIEYAKASLPRGLNLEGMRIVVDCAHGAAYKATPCVLRELGAEVFAYGIQPDGLNINRDCGSMHPEAMCQKVWEHRAHIGIAHDGDADRVLLCDETGHLVDGDDIMAIAALDLLASGALREKTLVATVMSNSGLDQALKQAGGKVVRTAVGDKNVIDEMLRHGYNFGGEQSGHIIFSDHASTGDGLVAALQILRIMKSADKPLSVLGKCWRRFPQVVTNVKVREKTPFAELDGVLDLVTQAEKTLKPLGGRVLLRYSGTEPKARLLAEGPDKPELERISRGIIEKIRAQVGG
- the folP gene encoding dihydropteroate synthase, with the protein product MNMVWKARDRRWEFPGRTLVMGIVNVTPDSFSDGGRYLSPAKAIEHGKALAAAGADVLDIGGESTRPGAEPVSEEEEKGRILPVIERLAKEVPAAISVDTMKAGVARAAIHAGAVVVNDVAAAQQGPSMWDVLKETEAGYVCMHMRGDPRTMQQHPVYSDIVRDISAFFGERLASLVRHGISAEAVVFDPGIGFGKTDDHNLQLLANMPAFTNWQRPLLLGVSRKSFMGRLLGLKEADRMPTSLACAVWGALNGANILRVHDAAETAQALHLLRLIQARTAN